The sequence ACAAAACAGATAAATATATTCTAGAAAAAGCTTCAGCAAACTCATTTGCAATAATACTTGTCAGCGTTGCCGTTGGAGAGAAAAGTGAATTTGGGAAAAAAGGCCTGTTTCCAATAAGCATTGCTGTAGCCATAGTCTCTTCCATACCCCTTGCAAGTGAGAGAAATATTACAGCTATTATGCCCTCTCTAATAAATGGAAGAATCAAACATTTAACAATCTCAAACTTTGTTATTCCAAGACTAAAACCAGCTTCAATTAAACTTTTAGGAACTAAAATTATTAATTCCTTAATCAAAACAGTCTGAATCGGAACAAGCATCAAAGTTAAGATCAAAATAGTAGTAAAAAGACCAAATGGAGAAGGGGTCCCATTCAAAAATGGAATAAAGCCAAACAAAGTTTTTATTATAGTTTCAATTTTATCAATATGTGGAGCTACATAAAAAATAGCCCACAAACCAAGAACCACTGATGGTATAGACGCAAGCGCATCTATAACTGTAGAAAAAAAGGAAGAAATTTTTCCTCTTGAATAAAACGAAAGAAAGAGGGCTATTGGAGTTGAAATCATCAAGCCAAAAATTGTGCTAATAACGCCAACCATAACTGTTACAAATAAAGGCGCTATGACACCAAATTTATCGTTTACAGGATCCCAGTTGTTCGTAGTAAATACGCTTAAACCCAAATGCTCTATTGCAGGCAAAGAATTTATAAACAAAACTATAAAAATCAAAACTGGCAACAATACCAAAAAAAGTGCAGAAAGTTTTAACAACAAATCAAAAAAAGAAAAATTAGTAAGTCTCAAAGCGCCAAAATCGAATAAAAAATTAGCTTTTTTGAACACTAAGTACTTTCGCTCCTTAAAGTTAACATAAGATATATCTTTTAATTTATCGTAATAATGTTAATTTTATGTTAATAAAAAAATTTTCCACATATTTTTATCTTAAAATATCTAATTTCAAATTTCCATAAAACTATAAAAGCCTTACAGCTCTTTTAATTGAGAGGACATGCAAATTCAATTCTAAGTTTAAAAACTTAATTATATCTACAACAAATTTTCTAAACCTATTACAAATCCATTCAAGCCCTGCACCTTTCTAATAGCAAGTAACACCCCTGGCATAAAAGATTCTCTTGACAAAGAGTCATGTCTAATTGTCAGAATTTCACCCACACCGCCAAAAAGAACTTCTTGATGCGCTACAAATCCAGGCAACCTCACAGAATGGATTCTAATACCGTTTACTTCCCCACCAAGAGCACACTTTATTTTCTCTTCACCTTGAACAGTATCCTTATTGAAAACTTTTAAATTTTCTGACATTAAATAAGCAGTTCTTAAAGCTGTCCCAGAAGGAGCATCAGCTTTCTGATTGTGATGAAGCTCTATTATCTCAGCATGATCCAGATACCTGGCTGCTTTTTTTGCAAACTCCATCATTAAGACAGCACCCAGAGAAAAGTTAGGTGCCAGGAAAAATCCTACTTTCAATTCATTTGCCATTTTACCCAAGCGATCTAGCTCTTTGCCATCAATTCCTGTTGTCCCTACTACCACATTTCTTCTGTATTCGAGAGTTTTTTCGATAGTATGAGGAGCAACATTGCCTCTTGTAAAATCTATTAATACGTCAAACTGAGTTTTTACCAACAGGTCCTCTATAGTAGCACTTACAGGAGTAGAATCATCGATCTTGAATAATTCGCCAAGAGTTTTCCCCGCAATAGCAGGATCAACCCCACCCACCAACTTCATATCATGTTGTTTTAAAACAGTTTCAGAAACCATTCTTCCCATCTTCCCACCAATACCAGATACTACTACCCTAATCATCCTTATCTCCTCCAAAAATAAATAAAGTACAAATTTAGAGAATTAAATTCTCAGGATCAATTAAAAAAGTTTTTAATCGCTTCATAAAATTTAAAACAAAAGATAAATTTTTCTCAAAATTGCATTGAAAAAATAAACTTAACTCCCCTTTAGTCTCTTCGTTTCCAAATTTTACTCTATTATACGTACAAATAAGTAAAGAGGTTTTATTATTCAAGCTTAACTCTACTTCATCCAAATCAATCTCTTTACAAAAAAGTATACTCAAACCTTCATTAGTCGAAAAGTCAATAATTTTACTTTTTTCTTTTTTAAATTCGTCCATAGATCTTAATCCCTCAATCTGCACTTTTCTAAACAAATCATCTGAAGAGGAAAAAATACTTTCTAAACCATTGTCAGTTAGTTCAAAAAAGCTAATAGGATAACCTTGTCCAAAAAAGGGATATTTTACATATGATTTTAAGATACAAAAAAATAAATAATTCGAAAGACTAATAGAATTTCTTTTAACGAAATTAACACTTCTTGAAATATCAATTCTGCTCTTTAGTTTCAAAAAACTTCCTGCCGGTATCCTTACAAAACTATCAAAATCCCTTTTATCTTCTTCTTTTGTCTTCTTTGCCTGACTTTCTAAACCTTTATTTGTATCCAGAGAGGGGCTAATATTAACTAATACATCTACAACCTCAGCAACTGGTTGACCTACATTTATAAAAGTATTTTCCTGAAGCATATTAATCAGCTTTCCAGAAAAGGGGGACTTTATAACGCTTGTCACTTTCTGATTTTCAATCAAAGCTATCTCTTCGCCAATCTTTACTATATCATTTTCCTTCTTTAACCATTTCACTAATCTATTTCTTATGCTATCCTTGTTTATTTCTGGCATTAAAATCTGCACAATCAAACACCTCAAAAATTAGTCTTTAAATACTTATATACAAATATCCTGCCCTATAGAGCTTTACAAGTTCTATTAGACCAGCATCAATAACGTCTAAAAAAGGATACTCGTCAAATTTTACTTTTCCATCACCCGGTAATACTAACTTGAATTTTACCCCATAAGTACTTAAATCTTCCATTTTCCTTATAAGGTCTTCTGAAATCTTGTGTTTATAAAACAAATCAATTCCCTCAAAAGTAAAAAGAAATATCACCGAAATAGATCCCTTGCTTACTTTCTGATAAAGTCTCTCAACCTGCTCAATTGCAATTCCCAATCTATATGTATCACAACTTTTTACATGCAAAGCAATCTGATAAAGCATACAGACCCCCTTCTGATGAAATTAATTCGAAAATAACTACAATATAATAATAAAGATTTTAACACATTTAGTTAAAAATCTAACTTAAGAGGCCAACTTGAAGGTAAAAAATTTTTCTCAAAAAACAAGACTATGTAAGAATCAGTCATTCCAGAAATATAATCCTTTATAGCAATATTTGATTTTTCTGAATCAGAATCATATCCTATATATATCTCAGATAAATTTAAAATTTTATCAATATTAGACTTTAAATATTCTATTATGAAGTTAAACATTCTGGTGACCTTCTCTTCTTCCCTTCTTAAAATTTCTGCTGAATATACACTTTGCATCATAAAATCCCTTAAATTCTTAACTACATCAATAAATTTTGCGTCATTTTTAAATCCTTCTTCTTCATCAAATCCACCAATAACAAGCCTTATAAGAGTATCTACTCGCTCGCTATGAGTCTTACCAATTTCTTTAACAAAGGATGGCAAATCATTATATTTCAACAAACCTGCTCTTATTGCATCGTCGAGGTCATGACATATGTAAGAAATCTTATCACAATATCTTACCAATAAGCCTTCCTGAGTGATAGGTTTAATCTTATCGTTTATGCTATGTCTTAAAATACCATCTCTTGTCTCCTGAGTAAGATTTAGACCAAAACCCTTCCCTTCTCTTTTCTCTAAAATGTCAACAACCCTTAAACTCTGTTCCTCATGATTAAATGGAGGCAACAACCTGTTTAACACATCCTCACCTATATGGCCAAATGGAGTATGTCCAAGATCGTGACCCAGACTTATTGCCTCTACTAGATCTTCATTTAATCCTAGAATCCTTGCACACGTTCTCGAAATCTGAGAAACTTCAAGCACATGAGTAAGTCTCGTTCTAAAATGATCTCCCTCTGGAGAAATAAAAACTTGAGTCTTATGTTTCAAACGTCTAAATGCCTTTGAATGAATAATTCTATCCCTATCTCTTTGAAATGGATTTCTGTATTCGCATTCAGGCTCTGAAAATTGGCGACCCAAAGTCTTTGAGCTAAGAGTCGCCAATTTTGAAAGATATTCTTTCTCTCTTTTTTCCTGAGTAGTCCTATAAACCAGCATCAAATCTTAAAAGACTAATTAAAAATTATTTATCAGCTTCATACTGCCTTTTTGCAAGAATAGTTGCTCTTGCAGCAGCCAATCTAGCCACTGGCACCCTAAAGGGAGAACAACTAACATAATTAAGACCTATTTCATAGCAAAAAGCTATTGATTCAGGGTCTCCACCATGTTCACCACATATACCAATTTCCAGATCTTTGTTTACCTTTTTCCCTCTTTCGACAGCAATCTTCATCAGCTCACCAACTCCATCTCTATCAAGCGTTTGAAATGGATTTACAGGCAGTATTCCCCTCTCTAAATACACTGGCAAAAATTTGCTTTCTGCGTCATCTCGGCTAAAGCCAAAAGTCATTTGAGTAAGATCGTTTGTGCCAAAAGAGAAAAATTTTGCATATTTTGCAATTTCATCAGCTCTTAGCGCTGCCCTTGGAAGTTCTATCATGGTACCAAATAAATATGGTATCTGAATGCCCTGTTCCAAAATAACTTCCTTTGCAACCTCTTCAAGTTTTTCTCTAACAAATCTTATTTCATTTATATGGCCTACTAGTGGTACCATTATTTCAGGAAAAACCCGGTCACCCTCTTTCATTACTTTCGCTGCCGCTTCTAAAATAGCTCTAACCTGCATCTCATTTATTTCAGGATAAACAAGGCCTAACCTGCATCCCCTAAAACCCATCATTGGGTTAGATTCTTTAAGAGCTTCTGCCCTTCTAAGAAGTCTCTTCTTTTTCTCTGCAATGTCTTTTTCTCCATTTTTTTCATGTTGGGATATTTCTTCTTTCAAGATTTCCCTTTTTGGCAAAAATTCATGTAAAGGCGGGTCAAGAAGTCTAATTATTACAGGATACCCTTTCATTTCTTTAAATATCCCATAAAAATCTTCTCTTTGCATGGGAAGCAGCTTTTCAAGTGCAGCCTTTCTTTCTTCTATAGTCTCGGCTACTATCATTTCTTGCATAGCTGGAAGTCTATCCTGAGCCATAAACATATGTTCAGTTCTACAAAGGCCTATTCCCTTTGCCCCAAATTCATAGCTTCTTTTCGCATCTTCTGGAGTATCAGCGTTGGCTCTAACTTGAATATTAGCTAATTTATCAGACAAAGACAACAAATTCTTGAGATCCTCACTGAGCTCTGGCATAATAAGTGGAGCAACGCCTTTGAAAATATTTCCAGAAGTCCCATCTATTGTTATAACGTCAAATTCCTTTACAGTTTCACCATTTACAGTAAATAATCTTTCTTTTAGATCTATTTTTATCGATTCAGCACCTACTACAGCAGGCTTTCCCATTCCTCTAGCTACCACAGCAGCATGACTTGTCATTCCACCTCTTGCAGTAAGAACACCCTTTGCAGCAGCCAAACCGTGGATGTCATCTGGAACAGTCTCTGGTCTAACTAAAATTACGTCCTCATCACTCATCTTAGCAGCAAGATCAGCATCAAAAACAACTTTCCCTGTAGCAGCACCCGGAGATGCACCTAACCCCTTTGCTATACTTTGAAGCTTGGAGGAGACATTAATTCTTGGATGAAGTAAAAAGTCCACCTGGGACGGTTCAACTCTTAAAATTGCTTCTTCTTCGCTGATCAACCCTTCATTCAAAAAGTCCATAGCAAGTTTTACAGCTGCACCAGGCGTTCTTTTGCCCGTTCTAACTTGAAGCATATAAAGCTTTCCCTTTTCTATGGTAAACTCTATATCTTGCATATCTTTATAGTGTTCTTCTAAAATTTTGCAAAACTTCAAAAGCTCATCATAAACAGCTGGCATTTCCTTTTTCAACTCGATTATAGGCTTTGGGGTCCTTATACCGGCAACTACATCTTCACCCTGTGCATTTACTAAATATTCACCAAAAATCCCCTTATCGCCTTTCTTTGGGTCTCTTGTAAATGCTACACCAGTAGCGCTATCATCGCCCATATTTCCAAAAACCATGGTTACAACGTTTACAGCTGTGCCAAGGTCATCCGGAATATTATTAATTCTTCTATAAGTAATTGCACGAGGAGCGTTCCACGATCTGAATACGGCTTCTATGGCCATTCTCAATTGAATAAAAGGGTCCTGTGGAAATTCTTTATTAAACTTCTTATATATGTCAAAATATCTTTTTATAAGCTCCTTGAGGTCATCAGCACTTAGTTCTACATCATATTTAATGCCTTTTTTGGCCTTTAAACTTTCAAGTTCATTTTCAAAAGGCTGTAAGCCCATATCCAATACAATATCGCCAAACATCTGAATAAGTCTTCTATAAGAATCATAGGCAAGTCTTGGATTAGAAGATTCCTTACTAAATAATTCTACCGTCTCATCGTTTAAGCCAATATTTAAAACGGTATCCATCATCCCTGGCATCGAAAACTTTGCACCTGACCTAACCGAAAAAAGAAGAGGTAACCCAGACTTTGCAGCAAACTTTTTCCCCGTTTTTTCTTCAACAATCCTGACATTTTCCAAAACCATTGGCCAAAGCTCTTCGATAACTTTTTCGCCCTTTTTCATATAGAGATTACAAACTTCAGTTGTAATAGTAAACCCTGGGGGTACAGGCAAACCAATGTTTGTCATCTCTGCAAGACCAGCACCCTTACCGCCCAACAAGTCTCTCATGGAAGCGTTGCCTTCTTCAAATAAATATACCCATTTCCCCATGTTCACTCCTCCTAAAATAGATTTTAAACCCTTTTGTCCTCAGAATTACTAAACTAGATTTTAGCACAACAAACAAATATAAACTTTCTTAGGAAATTTTATTATTGCTCAAAATATTAAGTATTTCTGTCGCAGTTTCCTCTACTGCCTTGTTTGTTGCATCAACAACTTTACAACCGATCCTCTTCATAATATTTTTAGCAAAAAGGAGCTCTTCCTCTACAAATCGTATATCCATATACGCCTTCATGCCGGTAATACCCATTTTCTCCAATCTCTTTGCTCTTATAGCAGCTAAAGCATTTGGTTCTATAGTCAAACCGATTATTTTCTCCTTAGGCAGATCAAACAATATGCTAGGAGGTTCTATGCCTAATACCAAAGGAATATTTGCAACCTTGTATCCTTGATGTGCCATATACATTGAAAGTGGGGTCTTAGAAGTTCGAGATACACCAATTAATATTAAATCAGCTTTTAACAAATCGCCTAGATTTGCTCTCCCATCATCACATCTTACAGCAAACTCTATTGCCTCTACCCTGCTAAAATACATGGTATCGAGTTTGTGTAAAATTCCAGGTTTTTCAATTGGGCTCTGTCTTGTAAACGTTTTTATTGCATCAATTGTTTGGCCTAAAACATCAACAGCCTTTATAGATCTTTTCTCTACCTCATCCTTTAAAAGCGATCTAAGTTGACTGGTTACAATTGTGTAGAGTATCAACGTATCTTCTGGATTAATGTTTTCTAAAATTTCAATAAGCTTTTTCTCATCAGTTACATAAGGAATTCTTTTAATTCGAAAATCAACGGCATTCTCAGGAAAAAGGCTTGTTGCAGCCACTGCTACTGCTTGTGCAGTGTGACCGGTTGAATCAGATAATATTAGAATATTCACTTTGACTCCTTAAAAAGAAAGTTATCACTGATTTCTTACTATCTTTTTCCAATTCCACAATCTAAAAAACGGCAATGATATTAAGTTTAACAACGCTTTTCTGTTATCTCTAAGTTTCTTATCCTCCACATTAACAAGAACATTTTCAAAAAAAGTGTGAATTGATCCAGAAAGATTAATGATTATGTTTAAAATCTCATCGTACTTTTTGTTTAGTATTGCATCTTCCAAATTATCTTTATTATTGATAAATTTTTCATAAAGGTCCCTTTCATCTCTCTCAACTAACAAAGATGGATCAAATGCTACCAGTTCTTCTTTTTCCGAAATAATTCTTCCAAGTCGAATAATAGTGCTTACAATATCAAAGAAATCTTTTCTCTTAGACCATTCAGTAAGAACGTCCAATCTTCTTTTAGCCTTTACAGGTGAAGACGTAATATCCAGAACAGCGTCAACCAAGTCGTATCTGTAACCCATATCAATAAACAAAGACGACATCCTGATTTTCATAAAGTTAATTAACTGACTAATGTCCCTTGAAGGGAGGGTAGTTATATATGAAATAGAATTCAGGGCAAAGTTAAATATTTCTTCAAGTTCGTTTTCATAACCATTATCCATCAATATTCTCAACACTCCAGCACTTGCTCTTCTTTGACCATATGGATCCCCTGCACCTGACGGAGTCAAATTATTCAAAAAAGACATAAAAAGGTGATCGCATTTGTCAGAAAAGGAAAATAACTTACCTAATAAAGTAGTAGGAAGAGGGGATTTCATGTTTATTGGCAAATAATGCTCCTCTATTGCAAGTGCAATTTCAGGATCTATCCCTTCCTTTTCAGCATAAATTCTCCCCATTGTACCTTGTAATTCTGGAAATTCAAAAACCATCTGAGTAACAAGATCACACTTCAAAAGCGTCGATGAATTTTTTATCAACTCTTCATCAAGATTTATATTAAAAAACCTATTAAACGCAAGAGATAGTTCTCTAATTCTAAAAGTTTTGTCTAAATAGTTTCCTAACCCTTCCAGGTAAGAAACGCTAACGAGATCGTCTAATCTGTCCCTTAACTTTTTCGTTAAATCCTTTTTCATGAAAAACATTGCATCTGAAAGCCTCGCTTTTAAAACCTTTTCGTTTCCGGCTCTAACTATCTTTGTATCCTTATTTACACCATTTATTATTCCTACAAAATTGGGCATTATCTCGTTATTGTTATCTACTACAGCAAAATATCTTTGATGCCTTGCCATTACAGTTGTAAGAACTTCTCTAGGAAGATTTAAAAAATCAGGATTAAATGAACCCAAAAATGCCTTAGGACTTTCAACCAAAAACAATACCTCTTTTAAAAGATTCTGATCATAAACAATTTTTTTATCCT comes from Thermodesulfobium acidiphilum and encodes:
- the pstC gene encoding phosphate ABC transporter permease subunit PstC, whose amino-acid sequence is MFKKANFLFDFGALRLTNFSFFDLLLKLSALFLVLLPVLIFIVLFINSLPAIEHLGLSVFTTNNWDPVNDKFGVIAPLFVTVMVGVISTIFGLMISTPIALFLSFYSRGKISSFFSTVIDALASIPSVVLGLWAIFYVAPHIDKIETIIKTLFGFIPFLNGTPSPFGLFTTILILTLMLVPIQTVLIKELIILVPKSLIEAGFSLGITKFEIVKCLILPFIREGIIAVIFLSLARGMEETMATAMLIGNRPFFPNSLFSPTATLTSIIANEFAEAFSRIYLSVLFELGLILFILVFTTNVLAKLLLRLLYRRA
- the dapB gene encoding 4-hydroxy-tetrahydrodipicolinate reductase; protein product: MRMIRVVVSGIGGKMGRMVSETVLKQHDMKLVGGVDPAIAGKTLGELFKIDDSTPVSATIEDLLVKTQFDVLIDFTRGNVAPHTIEKTLEYRRNVVVGTTGIDGKELDRLGKMANELKVGFFLAPNFSLGAVLMMEFAKKAARYLDHAEIIELHHNQKADAPSGTALRTAYLMSENLKVFNKDTVQGEEKIKCALGGEVNGIRIHSVRLPGFVAHQEVLFGGVGEILTIRHDSLSRESFMPGVLLAIRKVQGLNGFVIGLENLL
- a CDS encoding lipoyl domain-containing protein, with translation MQILMPEINKDSIRNRLVKWLKKENDIVKIGEEIALIENQKVTSVIKSPFSGKLINMLQENTFINVGQPVAEVVDVLVNISPSLDTNKGLESQAKKTKEEDKRDFDSFVRIPAGSFLKLKSRIDISRSVNFVKRNSISLSNYLFFCILKSYVKYPFFGQGYPISFFELTDNGLESIFSSSDDLFRKVQIEGLRSMDEFKKEKSKIIDFSTNEGLSILFCKEIDLDEVELSLNNKTSLLICTYNRVKFGNEETKGELSLFFQCNFEKNLSFVLNFMKRLKTFLIDPENLIL
- a CDS encoding deoxyguanosinetriphosphate triphosphohydrolase, with the translated sequence MLVYRTTQEKREKEYLSKLATLSSKTLGRQFSEPECEYRNPFQRDRDRIIHSKAFRRLKHKTQVFISPEGDHFRTRLTHVLEVSQISRTCARILGLNEDLVEAISLGHDLGHTPFGHIGEDVLNRLLPPFNHEEQSLRVVDILEKREGKGFGLNLTQETRDGILRHSINDKIKPITQEGLLVRYCDKISYICHDLDDAIRAGLLKYNDLPSFVKEIGKTHSERVDTLIRLVIGGFDEEEGFKNDAKFIDVVKNLRDFMMQSVYSAEILRREEEKVTRMFNFIIEYLKSNIDKILNLSEIYIGYDSDSEKSNIAIKDYISGMTDSYIVLFFEKNFLPSSWPLKLDF
- the ppdK gene encoding pyruvate, phosphate dikinase, translating into MGKWVYLFEEGNASMRDLLGGKGAGLAEMTNIGLPVPPGFTITTEVCNLYMKKGEKVIEELWPMVLENVRIVEEKTGKKFAAKSGLPLLFSVRSGAKFSMPGMMDTVLNIGLNDETVELFSKESSNPRLAYDSYRRLIQMFGDIVLDMGLQPFENELESLKAKKGIKYDVELSADDLKELIKRYFDIYKKFNKEFPQDPFIQLRMAIEAVFRSWNAPRAITYRRINNIPDDLGTAVNVVTMVFGNMGDDSATGVAFTRDPKKGDKGIFGEYLVNAQGEDVVAGIRTPKPIIELKKEMPAVYDELLKFCKILEEHYKDMQDIEFTIEKGKLYMLQVRTGKRTPGAAVKLAMDFLNEGLISEEEAILRVEPSQVDFLLHPRINVSSKLQSIAKGLGASPGAATGKVVFDADLAAKMSDEDVILVRPETVPDDIHGLAAAKGVLTARGGMTSHAAVVARGMGKPAVVGAESIKIDLKERLFTVNGETVKEFDVITIDGTSGNIFKGVAPLIMPELSEDLKNLLSLSDKLANIQVRANADTPEDAKRSYEFGAKGIGLCRTEHMFMAQDRLPAMQEMIVAETIEERKAALEKLLPMQREDFYGIFKEMKGYPVIIRLLDPPLHEFLPKREILKEEISQHEKNGEKDIAEKKKRLLRRAEALKESNPMMGFRGCRLGLVYPEINEMQVRAILEAAAKVMKEGDRVFPEIMVPLVGHINEIRFVREKLEEVAKEVILEQGIQIPYLFGTMIELPRAALRADEIAKYAKFFSFGTNDLTQMTFGFSRDDAESKFLPVYLERGILPVNPFQTLDRDGVGELMKIAVERGKKVNKDLEIGICGEHGGDPESIAFCYEIGLNYVSCSPFRVPVARLAAARATILAKRQYEADK
- a CDS encoding pyruvate, water dikinase regulatory protein — translated: MNILILSDSTGHTAQAVAVAATSLFPENAVDFRIKRIPYVTDEKKLIEILENINPEDTLILYTIVTSQLRSLLKDEVEKRSIKAVDVLGQTIDAIKTFTRQSPIEKPGILHKLDTMYFSRVEAIEFAVRCDDGRANLGDLLKADLILIGVSRTSKTPLSMYMAHQGYKVANIPLVLGIEPPSILFDLPKEKIIGLTIEPNALAAIRAKRLEKMGITGMKAYMDIRFVEEELLFAKNIMKRIGCKVVDATNKAVEETATEILNILSNNKIS
- the glyS gene encoding glycine--tRNA ligase subunit beta, with protein sequence MKYLLEIGCEEMPSNFASSVCKDFKEIFLNKFSEIFGSKDFEMIRQNTECYVTPRRIVLFSNLPDFTPETKQKVKGPPVRFAYDSNMKPMPALFKFVEKFNISIDNVKIDKSEGGEYVVFYKIDKGLKVSDIIPNILPRVISELKMTKSMRWGAKIRFVRPIRWILSLSDSGYVKVHLGKLESDKFTYLERFTPNEQYEVKSIEDYFNIMKEKNIIIDQNERAKTIELEIKKVLDKDKKIVYDQNLLKEVLFLVESPKAFLGSFNPDFLNLPREVLTTVMARHQRYFAVVDNNNEIMPNFVGIINGVNKDTKIVRAGNEKVLKARLSDAMFFMKKDLTKKLRDRLDDLVSVSYLEGLGNYLDKTFRIRELSLAFNRFFNINLDEELIKNSSTLLKCDLVTQMVFEFPELQGTMGRIYAEKEGIDPEIALAIEEHYLPINMKSPLPTTLLGKLFSFSDKCDHLFMSFLNNLTPSGAGDPYGQRRASAGVLRILMDNGYENELEEIFNFALNSISYITTLPSRDISQLINFMKIRMSSLFIDMGYRYDLVDAVLDITSSPVKAKRRLDVLTEWSKRKDFFDIVSTIIRLGRIISEKEELVAFDPSLLVERDERDLYEKFINNKDNLEDAILNKKYDEILNIIINLSGSIHTFFENVLVNVEDKKLRDNRKALLNLISLPFFRLWNWKKIVRNQ